In one window of Vanrija pseudolonga chromosome 5, complete sequence DNA:
- the fzo1 gene encoding Transmembrane GTPase fzo1 produces MQPYIPPSSPAFEKESHIGNEPASIQARIAGDAVVRDYENKQHQLSEAIDATKHLVADLKNFNTEEWKIRYPHFNQPSDTATPGVGRRALTFADEPSSSTNVIVNSVSNERRQMKRSVTLLDESSLTEEPASVASSESEDFSILQLDLNLGATRHAKALISNLERSSISALLDNRLSAALDHLNLLHARIHDAHSRVLVTGDLNAGKSTFVNALLRHSEVMPTDQQPLTTRFVEVVSARENNDVEEVHVLEPNVKYDPADPSTHTVVPLDQLEKLATDIDNDPSAPPLRVFLRENSIGSSNPSILHNGVVDISLIDAPGLNRDSIKTTANFARQEEIDVVVFVVSAANHFTLSAKEFIWQAGHEKAHLFIVVNRFDQIKDKERCRRAVMEQIKQLSPDTYADAKDLAHFVDSAKVAMGFEDSDEDDSADDMDAAFSYLEQSLRSFVLVNRAKSKLGPAQNYTTHLLADVELLASANSVVANQERDVALKEISRVKPELDRMKRGKDSLEDGLVTEEESVTASATTNAKQSLRAALDRVGRGELAEGVPVPVYPGLLGAWDYAHEVRRALLSSLDIAVRSVEDSSRDITTGAVKTIGGLGDKHLPADVERSKRVFNANAMFFNHSNAKGRRVSGRQYVGLGLAGNSALSNVSVSDIFDLQYHLFLTDSVPSESPKLSPLKDLIPASMNNEVSGIGAASLALGAFSMAGGKTVALRSLLEGIVQLSELASNPVVRKWAGPAFGVIVAGAIAYVVYELPRTIPRNVGRHIRAQLLVTSGGQEEDETPFCEAESERIGREVRKVMRLAAWDLRERFRAALEVRNEIVRQSEETAERATRALEWFTEVEQRVDLIRGQLGLKL; encoded by the exons ATGCAGCCCTAcatccctccctcctccccggcGTTCGAGAAGGAGTCGCACATTGGTAATGAGCCTGCATCTATCCAGGCTCGTATTGCCGGTGATGCGGTCGTTCGAGACTACGAGAACAAGCAGCACCA GCTCTCCGAGGCTATCGATGCGACcaagcacctcgtcgccgacctgaaGAACTTCAACACCGAGGAGTGGAAGATTCGTTACCCCCACTTCAACCAGCCTTCTGACACGGCAACACCCGGTGTGGGCAGACGTGCTCTGACTTTCGCCGATGAGCCCTCATCGTCGACGAATGTCATTGTCAACTCGGTGTCCAACGAGAGACGACAGATGAAGCGTTCGGTCACCCTCCTGGACGAGTCATCCTTGACTGAGGAGCCTGCCAGTGTCGCGTCCTCGGAGTCTGAAGACTTCTCCATCCTTCAGCTGGACCTCAACCTTGGCGCCACACGGCACGCCAAGGCTCTGATCTCTAACCTCGAACgctcgtccatctcggctCTGCTGGACAACCGTCTGTCAGCAGCATTGGACCATCTCAACCTCCTGCACGCTCGTATCCATGACGCCCACTCGCGAGTTTTGGTTACTGGCGACTTGAACGCTGGCAAGTCGACCTTCGTCAATGCTCTTCTCCGCCACTCCGAGGTTATGCCTACGGACCAGCAGCCTTTGACCACTCGCTTTGTCGAGGTTGTCAGTGCGCGCGAAAACAATGATGTCGAGGAAGTTCACGTCCTCGAGCCAAACGTCAAGTACGATCCAGCCGACCCTTCGACCCACACAGTCGTTCCGCTGGACCAGCTTGAGAAGCTTGCTACCGACATTGACAACGACCCCTCAGCGCCGCCTCTCCGAGTGTTCCTCCGCGAGAACAGCATTGGCAGCTCCAACCCATCAATCCTGCACAATGGTGTTGTGGACATTTCGCTGATTGACGCTCCTGGCCTCAACCGCGACTCGATCAAGACAACCGCCAACTTTGCTCGCCAGGAGGAGATTGATGTTGTCGTGTTTGTCGTCTCAGCGGCCAACCACTTTACGCTTTCGGCCAAGGAGTTCATCTGGCAGGCTGGCCACGAGAAGGCCCACCTCTTCATCGTTGTCAACCGCTTCGACCAgatcaaggacaaggagcgctgccgccgtgctGTCATGGAGCAGATCAAGCAATTGAGCCCTGACACCTatgccgacgccaaggacctCGCCCACTTCGTCGACTCTGCCAAGGTTGCTATGGGTTTCGAGGACAGTGACGAAgacgacagcgccgacgacatggacgccGCGTTCTCTTACCTGGAGCAGTCCCTCCGCTCCTTTGTCCTCGTCAACCGCGCCAAGTCCAAGCTTGGCCCGGCCCAGAACTACACTACGCACCTACTGGCggacgtcgagctcctcgcctcggccaaTTCCGTGGTCGCCAACCAGGAGCGCGATGTCGCTCTCAAGGAGATCTCGCGTgtcaagcccgagctcgaccgcatGAAGCGCGGCAAGGACTCTCTCGAGGACGGTCTTGTCACGGAGGAGGAATCTGTCACTGCTTCGGCCACCACCAATGCCAAGCAATCCCTCcgtgccgccctcgaccgcgttggtcgcggcgagctggcggaaGGTGTGCCTGTGCCCGTGTATCCTGGCCTCCTCGGAGCATGGGACTATGCTCACGAGGTTCGCCGTGCTCTCCTTTCGTCCCTCGACATTGCTGTCCGCTCGGTCGAGGACTCGTCTCGCGACATCACCACTGGTGCTGTCAAGACCATTGGTGGCCTCGGTGACAAGCACCTCCCCGCTGATGTAGAGCGCTCGAAGCGAGTCttcaacgccaacgccatgTTCTTCAACCACTCCAATGCCAAGGGCCGCCGTGTCTCTGGCCGCCAGTATGTTGGCCTTGGATTGGCTGGCAACTCTGCTCTTTCAAACGTTTCCGTTTCCGACATCTTCGACTTGCAATACCACCTGTTCCTCACCGACTCGGTCCCGTCAGAGTCCCCCAAGCTCTCACCACTCAAGGACCTGATCCCCGCTTCCATGAACAACGAAGTGTCGGGCATCGGTGCGGCGTCTCTGGCTCTCGGTGCCTTCTCCATggccggcggcaagacggTTGCtctccgctcgctcctcgaggGCATTGTTCAACTTTCAGAGCTCGCTTCCAACCCCGTTGTCCGCAAGTGGGCTGGCCCTGCCTTCGGTGTGATTGTCGCCGGTGCCATCGCCTACGTGGTCTACGAGCTGCCCCGCACTATCCCCCGCAACGTTGGGCGTCACATTCGtgcccagctcctcgtcacCTCTGGCGGACAAGAAGAGGACGAGACTCCGTTCTGCGAGGCCGAATCCGAGCGCATCGGCCGCGAGGTGCGCAAAGTCATGCGCCTCGCTGCTTGGGACCTTCGTGAGCGCTTCCGTGCTGCTTTGGAGGTTCGCAACGAGATTGTCCGCCAAAGCGAGGAGACTGCCGAGCGAGCAACTCGTGCGCTGGAGTGGTTCACCGAGGTCGAACAACGCGTGGACTTGATCCGCGGGCAGTTGGGCCTGAAGCTCTAG
- the Drg2 gene encoding Developmentally-regulated GTP-binding protein 2: MGVLQKIEDIEMAKYRAQLLEPEKKGPKGEGFDVMKSGDARVCLIGFPSVGKSTLLSKTTKTESVVGAYEFTTLTAIPGVLEYEGARIQLLDLPGIVQDAAKGRGRGRQVVSVAKTADLILIMIDATKSDEQKAMLYAELEAVGIRLNTAPPDVVFKQKTAGGITINNTVKLTKIDERTIRSILQTYRIHNCDVMIREDITTDEFIDVLLGTRKYIPSLTVINKIDGVSMETLDRMAREGDGRTVMISCELDLGIDWLLEAVWKELGLVKVYTKKRGEQPDLGDPICLRAGATVETVCHGIHRSLASHFKYALVWGKSSKFNPQPQKVGLTHHVQDEDVVSIFTK; the protein is encoded by the exons ATGGGTGTCCTTCAAAAGATTGAGGATATCGAGA TGGCCAAGTACCGCGCTCAGCTGCTGGAgcccgagaagaagggccCCAAGGGAGAAGGCTTTGATGTTATGAAGTCGGGCG ATGCCCGTGTGTGTTTGATCGGATTCCCCTCCGTCGGCAAGTCGACTCTTCTGTCCAAGACGACCAAGACCGAGTCGGTGGTCGGAGCGTACGAGTTCACGACGCTCACA GCTATTCCCGGTGTTCTTGAGTATGAGGGAGCCCGCATTCAGCTTCTCGATCTGCCCGGTATTGTGCAGGATGCCGCCAAGG GTCGCGGACGTGGACGACAGGTCGTCTCAGTCGCCAAGACGGCCGACCTGATTCTCATTATGA TTGACGCCACCAAATCGGACGAGCAGAAGGCGATGCTTTACGCAGAACTCGAGGCCGTTGGAATCCGTCTCAACACCGCACCCCCAGATGTCGTGTTCAAGCAGAAGACTGCCGGTGGT ATCACGATCAACAACACTGTCAAGTTGACCAAGATCGACGAGCGCACGATTCGCTCGATTCTGCAGACGTACAGGA TCCACAACTGCGACGTGATGATCCGCGAGGAC ATTACCACTGACGAGTTTATCGACGTCCTGCTCGGAACACGCAAGTACATCCCATCCCTGACTGTTATCAACAAGATCGATGGCGTCTCCATGGAGACGCTGGATCGCATGGCACGCGAGGGCGATGGACGGACAGTCATGATCAGCTGTGAGCTTGATCTCGGCATTGACTGGCTCCTGGAGGCTGTTTGGAAG GAGCTGGGCCTGGTGAA GGTCTACACAAAGAAGCGTGGAGAGCAGCCAGACCTCGGCGACCCCATCTGCTTGAGGGCAGGCGCTACCGTCGAGACGGTTTGTCACGGTATCCACCGCAGCCTGGCTTCGCACTTCAAGTATGCTCTCGTTTGGGGCAAGTCGAGCAAGTTCAACCCCCAGCCTCAAAAGGTCGGTTTGACCCACCACGTCCAGGACGAGGATGTTGTCAGCATTTTCACCAAGTAG
- the SPAC1486.03c gene encoding G-patch domain-containing protein yields MARRKTGLLSDGSDSDSAASGSEGGFNSQEDNDSRAERALFERKSKRRRTDGNGKAAAWEGIFGEDDASGSSHPRGGLGGRGGRGGRSGSSRVDWTKYVSSATGRAMLMPYRAPAFAKSSNAGADSQDPSSTDRPGNDSKNGTDSDNDESDSSSDESEPSRRPSPRRVVDEDEEEEEEETSHRGIGGRAGIGGRAGIGGRAGIGGQPQSSFMASFRGAVSDQDQNTKPDKEAAAADPAAPATPEAPAAEAPSAFGRKAAAFKQHIAETSNERSSFQPSRSSTPVPRPEVKQAELSREDKAHFSSSYFRESIGAKLLANMGWSAGKGLGVNEDGRAVPVQAAKVRNKEGIQAGDRTEESKREARRRGELDDPEPPTRGRKKAPRSNEPRPPRDEWKRQKRVKNKVAHISVDQLLAEEKDTSTASGVGLVLDARSGELKAVESLSELSLSTWTPTGEATQLPELRHNLRLILDVAKGDVANLVKDGKSINERRRWGTKGEERAQQKVDEAASEIATLEQVQRKIKEVGELSQKYSSNEKPSLEGLETAFTSLVVDFKDQYIQLSLDDVIVGSIDVVLRHPFANWHPFDETSDVLLATLKPWRMAFKLNVDSTLDDEPSSERQMTAWESLLWNRWLPKVRSAINNEWDPTSPQPAVHLLESWGPLLPAFLRDNIVDQLILPKVRTAVQDWTGRGGRNGKTPSLASIIFPWLPLLGERIGDVLEEAKRRIRSVLRKWSVTDGVLDELQLWKKDIYTSSEWDKLIGEHVLGKLGACLRDDLVINPRHQDMKPLVDWVFPWASLIRPSTFARLFELEFFPKWLNVLYLWLTHPGYNGDEVAQWFEMWKGVFPLELLSNSSIMHGFTAGLQLMNQAMELGASAPTKLQKPNFQPLSRQDRRSDVKSSKKTGNGRADAHHAPPDITFRTIADEFIASNDLLLLPLHKSHSTTGKPLFRVGSTIEGKGATIYFGEDAVFVRGDDDVYRAVGLPDLVKAAGEAK; encoded by the exons ATGGCCAGGCGAAAGACGGGACTCCTATCCGACGGTTCCGACTCTGATTCGGCGGCCTCAGGCTCAGAGGGCGGGTTCAACTCGCAAGAAGACAACGACTCTCGTGCCGAGCGAGCTCTGTTCGAGAGGAAGTCGAAACGTCGACGGACCGATGGGAATGGCAAGGCAGCCGCCTGGGAGGGAATCTTTGGAGAAGATGACGCCTCTGGTAGTAGCCATCCCAGaggtggcctcggcgggaGAGGAGGCCGCGGTGGCCGTTCCGGCAGCTCGAGGGTCGACTGGACAAAGTACGTCTCAAGCGCAACAGGAAGAGCTATGCTGATGCCATACAGAGCACCAGCCTTTGCGAAAAGTTCAAACGCGGGTGCCGATTCTCAAGACCCATCGTCGACAGACCGTCCTGGAAACGACAGCAAGAACGGTACCGATTCCGACAACGACGAATCTGACTCCTCGTCAGACGAATCCGAACCCTCGCGTCGTCCCTCGCCCCGCAGGGTTGTtgatgaagacgaggaagaagaagaagaagagacCTCCCATCGTGGCATTGGAGGTCGGGCAGGGATTGGAGGCCGGGCAGGGATCGGAGGACGAGCCGGAATCGGCGGGCAGCCCCAGTCGAGCTTCATGGCAAGCTTCCGTGGAGCCGTCTCCGACCAGGACCAGAACACAAAGCCCGACAAAGAAGCCGCAGCAGCGGATCCAGCAGCTCCAGCAACCCCAGAAGCTCCAGCAGCTGAAGCACCCTCAGCTTTCGGGCGCAAAGCGGCAGCCTTTAAACAGCATATCGCCGAGACATCGAACGAACGGAGCAGCTTCCAACCCAGTCGGTCGTCCACCCCAGTACCCAGGCCCGAGGTCAAGCAGGCAGAACTCAGCCGTGAAGACAAGGCCCATTTCAGCTCCAGCTATTTCCGCGAAAGCATTGGTGCGAAGTTGCTGGCCAACATGGGTTGGTCTGCAGGCAAAGGTCTGGGCGTCAATGAGGATGGACGAGCGGTGCCGGTTCAAGCGGCCAAGGTTAGGAACAAGGAGGGCATTCAAGCCGGAGATCGAACGGAAGAATCGAAGAGGGAggcccgtcgacgaggcgagctTGATGACCCGGAGCCGCCTACCCGAGGAAGGAAGAAGGCACCTCGCTCGAATGAGCCACGACCGCCCCGTGACGAATGGAAACGCCAAAAGCGAGTGAAGAACAAGGTCGCGCACATCTCTGTTGATCAACTCCTTGCCGAAGAAAAGGACACATCAACCGCTTCCGGCGTGGGACTGGTACTGGACGCTCGAAGCGGGGAGTTGAAGGCTGTCGAGTCGCTGTCTGAACTCTCACTATCGACTTGGACTCCGACAGGCGAAGCGACCCAACTTCCTGAGCTGCGACACAACCTTCGCCTGATTCTGGACGTTGCCAAGGGCGATGTTGCCAACCTtgtcaaggacggcaagtCAATCaacgagcgacgacgatggggCACAAAAGGGGAGGAGCGTGCGCAGCAaaaggtcgacgaggcagcgagcg AGATCGCGACCCTCGAGCAAGTTCAACGTAAAATTAAGGAGGTTGGAGAACTGAGCCAAAAGTACTCTTCAAATGAGAAGCCATCCTTGGAGGGTTTGGAGACTGCATTCACCTCGCTCGTAGTCGACTTCAAGGATCAGTACATCCAGCTGTCGCTTGACGACGTGATTGTGGGGTCGATCGATGTTGTT CTTCGTCACCCGTTTGCCAACTGGCACCCATTCGATGAGACTTCGGACGTGCTTCTGGCGACACTCAAGCCATGGCGAATGGCATTCAAGCTCAATGTCGACAGCACCCTTGATGATGAGCCTTCTTCTGAACGGCAGATGACTGCTTGGGAGTCCCTCCTTTGGAATCGATGGCTCCCCAAAGTGCGATCAGCTATCAA CAACGAGTGGGACCCCACGTCGCCGCAGCCAGCAGTTCACCTCCTCGAATCCTGGGGGCCCCTCCTTCCTGCTTTCTTGCGTGACAATATTGTCGACCAGCTCATTCTCCCGAAAGTTAGGACCGCCGTGCAAGACTGGACCGGACGGGGGGGGAGAAACGGCAAGACTCCCTCTCTTGCGTCGATTATTTTCCCCTGGCTCCCACTCTTGGGCGAACGAATCGGCGATGTTCTGGAAGAGGCTAAGCGACGTATTCGCTCTGTCCTTCGTAAATGGAGCGTTACAGATGGCGTCTTGGACGAACTTCAGCTTTGGAAGAAGGAC ATTTACACCTCCAGCGAGTGGGACAAGCTTATTGGCGAGCATGTCCTTGGGAAGCTGGGCGCGTGCCTACGCGACGATTTGGTCATCAACCCACGCCACCAGGACATGAAGCCCCTCGTGGACTGGGTCTTCCCGTGGGCGTCTCTCATCCGCCCTTCCACTTTTGCCAGGCTATTCGAGTTAGAGTTCTTCCCGAAGTGGTTGAACGTGCTCTACCTCTGGCTCACTCACCCTGGGTACAATGGAGATGAAGTCGCCCAATG GTTTGAGATGTGGAAGGGCGTCTTCCCTCTTGAGCTCTTGTCCAACAGCTCGATCATGCACGGCTTCACCGCAGGTCTCCAACTCATGAACCAGGCCATGGAGCTTGGCGCAAGTGCCCCAACCAAGCTGCAGAAGCCCAACTTCCAGCCCCTCAGCCGCCAAGACAGAAGGTCGGACGTTAAATCAAGCAAGAAAACTGGCAATGGGCGAGCGGACGCTCATCACGCCCCTCCGGACATCACGTTCCGCACTATTGCAGACGAGTTTATCGCCTCCAACGActtgctgttgctgcctCTTCACAAGTCGCATTCGACAACTGGCAAGCCTCTCTTCCGCGTCGGATCGACAatcgagggcaagggggcAACCATCTACTttggcgaggacgcggtATTTGTGCGAGGGGACGACGATGTGTACCGTGCTGTAGGCCTCCCCGACTTGGTGAAGGCTGCAGGAGAAGCAAAGTAG